One segment of Gloeomargarita sp. SRBZ-1_bins_9 DNA contains the following:
- a CDS encoding pentapeptide repeat-containing protein, with protein MRTAVWGVLAIGLGFMVGPRLQAANPDHLQQLTSTNQCPKCDLSGADLRGMVLAGANLGHANLQGANLTGANLEGAKLFNANLQGANLGNANLKQADLGNANLSKSVLIRANLERANLNGANLAYTDFSEANLRRASLSLATLAKANLAEVNLRDADLTGAVLTGVNLSQARLTHAVLNQAKLDGADLTDAHLEGVRLRGASLVGALLPRVRLQRAELVEAKLGGTNLREADLRQADLTRVDLTGARLDRVDLSQANLEGATLRQVSLVSANLPSTNLTQADLSNSDLRGANIARARLQNANLSGSNLSVVNLSDANLTGANLADADLTGARVQQAVMAGANLNGTRGLDTTVGRTQSN; from the coding sequence ATGCGGACAGCGGTGTGGGGTGTTCTGGCTATCGGGTTGGGTTTCATGGTGGGGCCACGGCTACAGGCGGCCAATCCAGACCATCTCCAGCAATTGACTAGCACTAATCAATGCCCCAAATGTGATTTGTCAGGGGCGGATTTGCGGGGGATGGTCCTGGCGGGTGCCAATCTGGGGCATGCCAATCTTCAAGGGGCAAATTTGACCGGCGCCAATTTGGAAGGGGCCAAGCTATTTAACGCCAATTTACAGGGGGCTAATTTGGGCAACGCCAACCTCAAACAGGCGGATTTGGGCAATGCTAATCTGAGCAAGTCGGTGTTGATTCGCGCCAATTTAGAGCGGGCCAATTTGAACGGGGCCAACCTGGCCTATACGGATTTCAGTGAAGCCAATTTGCGGCGGGCGTCCCTGAGTTTGGCGACGTTGGCAAAGGCGAATCTGGCGGAGGTGAACCTGAGGGACGCTGACCTGACCGGTGCGGTGTTGACGGGGGTGAACTTGTCCCAGGCGCGCTTGACCCATGCGGTGCTCAACCAGGCCAAGTTGGACGGGGCGGATCTGACGGATGCCCACCTGGAAGGGGTACGCCTGCGGGGGGCCAGTTTGGTGGGGGCCTTGTTGCCGCGGGTGCGCCTGCAACGGGCGGAACTGGTGGAGGCCAAATTGGGGGGCACCAATCTGCGGGAGGCGGATTTGCGCCAGGCGGATTTGACACGGGTGGATTTGACGGGAGCACGGTTGGACCGGGTGGATTTATCCCAGGCGAATTTGGAGGGGGCAACCTTACGTCAGGTGAGTCTAGTCAGCGCGAATTTGCCCTCGACGAACCTCACCCAAGCGGACCTGAGCAACAGCGATTTGCGGGGGGCCAATATCGCCCGGGCGCGGCTGCAAAATGCCAATCTCAGCGGCAGCAACCTGAGCGTGGTCAACCTCAGCGACGCCAATCTCACAGGGGCCAATCTGGCGGATGCCGATCTGACCGGGGCGCGGGTGCAACAGGCGGTCATGGCGGGGGCAAATCTCAACGGCACCCGGGGCCTGGACACAACCGTCGGGCGCACCCAGTCCAACTAA
- the cbiE gene encoding precorrin-6y C5,15-methyltransferase (decarboxylating) subunit CbiE: MAATIHVIGMGEMGPSPLPEAQVALAQAQLIWGAERHLAHFPDHPAQRLPWCNLDQGMAAMKEAIAQGYERLVVLASGDPLFFGIGRLLLCHFPPDMLRFYPHLSAVQLAFSRLKLPWQDACWVSLHGRSWENLVAALKQGAEKIAVLTDPQHTVAHIGQILQTLDLPGRYQLWVCENLGAPQEKVYSLTLEQARHWTTEDLNVVVLVRDPVVPDLPPALPALGLADSWFVGFPDQPGLLTKKEVRVLALALLQLQDGQVIWDVGAGTGSVAIELARLLPHSTIYAIEKNSLGVQLLRRNLTRFQVGNVQVLSGTAPEVCATLPDPQRVFIGGSGGRLEPILEMLATRLQLGGVVVVALATLEHQALVWDWARQRRWEVQALDVRLSRSLAVGNLTRWQPLNPVTLVQLTRPV, translated from the coding sequence TTGGCGGCGACGATTCATGTCATTGGCATGGGGGAGATGGGTCCCAGTCCCCTGCCTGAGGCGCAAGTGGCCCTGGCGCAGGCGCAATTGATCTGGGGAGCGGAGCGACATTTGGCCCATTTTCCGGACCATCCGGCGCAGCGGTTGCCCTGGTGCAACTTGGACCAGGGCATGGCTGCTATGAAGGAGGCCATCGCCCAGGGTTATGAGCGGTTGGTGGTGCTGGCTTCCGGAGACCCCCTGTTTTTTGGGATTGGGCGCTTGCTGCTGTGCCATTTCCCCCCCGACATGTTGCGGTTTTATCCCCACTTGAGTGCGGTGCAACTGGCCTTTAGTCGTCTGAAACTGCCCTGGCAGGACGCCTGTTGGGTCAGCCTGCATGGCCGCAGTTGGGAGAATTTGGTGGCGGCGCTTAAACAAGGGGCAGAAAAGATTGCCGTTTTGACAGACCCCCAGCATACCGTCGCCCACATCGGTCAAATTCTACAGACATTGGACTTGCCCGGGCGTTATCAGTTGTGGGTGTGCGAGAACCTGGGTGCTCCCCAGGAAAAGGTGTACAGCTTGACCCTGGAGCAGGCCCGCCACTGGACAACGGAGGACTTAAACGTGGTGGTGCTGGTGCGCGACCCCGTGGTGCCCGACCTGCCGCCTGCTCTGCCGGCGTTGGGGCTAGCCGATAGCTGGTTTGTCGGTTTTCCCGACCAGCCGGGCCTGCTGACCAAAAAAGAGGTGCGCGTCCTGGCCCTGGCTCTGTTGCAACTCCAAGATGGGCAGGTGATTTGGGATGTGGGGGCCGGCACCGGCAGCGTGGCCATTGAACTGGCGCGACTCCTACCCCACAGCACAATTTACGCCATTGAAAAAAACAGTCTGGGGGTGCAACTCCTGCGCCGCAACCTCACCCGTTTCCAGGTCGGGAATGTGCAAGTCCTCAGCGGTACTGCCCCTGAAGTTTGCGCCACCCTACCGGACCCCCAGCGGGTATTCATTGGCGGCAGTGGCGGTCGTCTAGAGCCGATTTTGGAGATGCTCGCGACCCGGTTACAACTAGGTGGGGTGGTGGTGGTGGCCCTGGCGACCCTAGAGCATCAGGCCTTGGTGTGGGATTGGGCCAGGCAACGGCGCTGGGAAGTTCAGGCCCTGGATGTGCGCCTGAGTCGTTCCCTGGCGGTGGGGAACTTGACCCGGTGGCAACCCCTAAATCCCGTGACTCTAGTGCAATTGACCCGGCCCGTTTAG